TAGATAAACAAACGCAATCAGCTAGTCGTATTAATAATCAACTTATTTTTCTTGGTCGGTTGAGAAAAGAGAAAGGCATTTTTGAATTACTTGAAGCATGTAAAATTTTGTTACAGGCTGAACTTCAATATAATCTTATTTTAGCTGGTGACGGTGATTTGAAAATTATTGAAGATGAATGTGAAAGGCTAGGTATTAGCCAGAATGTAAGTATTGTAGGTTGGGTTGAAGGTAAAGAAAAATATAAATACTTATTGAGTTCTGATGTGTTTGTTTTACCATCTTACTTTGAAGGCTTACCTATTGGTATTCTCGAAGCTATGATTAATAATGTTGCAGTTGTTGCAACTAATGTTGGCGGTATTCCTGATATCATAGACGATGGTCAAGATGGAGTTCTTGTAGAGCCAAGGGATGTAAACGCTTTAGTTTTAGCGTTAAAAAAAGTATTAACTAATGACTCATTAAAAGAAAGATTACGAGTTAAAGCATCAATTAAGGCAAATGATTCTTTTAATAGTAAAAGTATTATTAGTACATTAAAATCTTACTATACTCAGCTTCAAGGATGAATTACACATGTCAAAAAAAGTATTAGCTGTTTCATCAGGAGGTGGGCATTGGGTTCAGCTTATGAGGTTAAAAAAATCTTTTGTAGGCTGCAATCAAGTTTATGTGACAGTTAATGCAGATTATAAATCATATATTGATACTGATGCCGTATTTTATAAAATAAATGACGCAACGAGGTGGGATAAGTTCTCTTTAGTTATTTTAGTTCTCAGATTATTTTGGATTATAGCCTTAGAAAGGCCTGATATTACAGTTTCAACTGGTGCTGCACCTGGATATATAGCAATTAGAATTGCAAAATTATTTGGCTCTAAAACTATTTGGATTGATAGTATAGCAAATGTCGAAAAGATATCTCTTTCAGGTGAAAAAATTTCAAAGCATGCAGATTATTGCTTAACCCAGTGGGAGCATTTACAAAATGATAAATTTGTCTTTTTAGGTAAGTGTTTATGATTTTTCTTACAGTTGGTTCGCAGATGCCATTTGATAGAATGGTATCAATAGTCAATGAATGGTCAAGTCTAAACCCCCATATCGAAATTGTTGCACAAGTTGGTAACTCGAATTCTAGCTTTACTAATTTAACTACAATTAAAAATGTCAAACCAAAAGAGTATGATCAATATATATCACGTGCAGAGTTAGTCATTGGTCATGCTGGTATGGGGACGGTGATAACATGTCGAGACCTTAATAAACCACTAGTTGTAATGTCAAGGCGAGGGGATTTATTTGAAACAAGGAATGATCATCAAATAGCAACTACTAAATGGATAAAAAATTTTCCATATATTGAGGAGTTTTCAACAGTGGAAGAACTTGGTATTTCTATTAATAAACTACTGGATAAATCAGTTGAAATGGAAGTAAAACCTTCTTCTAATAGTGAATTAGTATCTAATATAATTAATATTATTGATAGAGTATAAAATGAGATTTTGTTTGTTTCGTAGTATGTTGTCTGATGATCTTTATAGGGCAGTTGGTAAACGTGGTTTTTTTAATGGACTAAAGTGCTATATAACAGGTCAGGGGTTTAAATATTTATTTTTTTTGCGAATATGTCAGTTTTCAAAAAAAAATAAGCTAATTAAGTACACTATTTATCCTTTTCTTAGATTTTACTTAAGTAGGTTAGAATTTAAGTTAGGAATTTCAATACCAGTTTCTACAATTATAGGTCCTGGATTTTATATAGGCCATTTTGGGGCGATAATAATTAGTAGTAGCGCTGTTATAGGAAAAAATTGTAACGTTTCTCAAGGTGTTACAATTGGCCGAACAAGTAGAGGAAAGCGCATCGGTGCTCCTATTATTGGCGATAATGTTTATTTAGGTCCAGGAAGCATAGTTTCTGGTAATATAGAGATCGGTGACAATGTGGTCATAGGTGCTGGATGTGTTGTAAATTTTTCAATCCCAGAAGGAAGTGTTGTAGGTTCACCCAGACCAGTCATAATCACACAAAATGGTTCGGAAGGTTATGTTAACAATAGAGTCTGAATTTTAGGTTTAGTGTTATGAACAAATTTAAAAAAATATCTTTTTATGTTTTATATTCAATTTTTTTTCAATACTTACCAAACGGTTTCGGTATTATTGGTAAGTTATCAAATATATTAAGAAGGTTTGTGTGTAGAAGAATTTTTACCGAAACAGATGAAGAATTTAATGTGTATAATAATGTTAAATTTCCATTTAATGGTTCTTTAGTTATGAGGAAGAAGTCAAACTTAGGCCCAAGAGCTCTCATAACCGGAAGAGGCCGTGTTACGGTTGGATGTCATGTTATGATGGGTTATGAGTGTTACATAATTACCCAGAATCATAAATATTTAGAAGAAGGCTATGATGGTTATGAACAAAAAGATGTACTTATTGATGATTATTCGTGGATTGGACATCGAGTAACAATTTTACCTGGAATAACAATTGGTAAGCATGCGATTGTAGCTGCAGGAGCTGTTGTAACTAAGGATGTTCCTGACTACGGGATTGTAGGCGGAAACCCAGCTAAATTTATAAAGTCTAGAAGAGATTAATTGTCAACATAATTGCCATTTTATGAATTCAACTCATTTAATTTGTTGGATAGGTTTAATATAACGAATAAATAACCTTAATTCTGGATTGTTTTTTTACTCCCTGATTAGATTGTCTATACTTCCGTGTTGTAGAACTTTACTATTATTTTTGATTATTTTGTTAAATGCCAATGAGCCAAGTTGGTAACAGACATGTAATTGCCCCTTAATTTGCAAAAATATTCTATTTTACCACTGATAAATTGAGTGAATCCTCAATATTTCTTTAATTGAAAGTAAGTTTGAATAAGTTTGCATCTGCACGCGGAACTTTTAGATGGTTCAGGGCGTTTATCTATAATTTACAATACGTTTGAGAAACTCCAGCTTTTAATTATTACAGCTGTCAAGAGTTTCTACATCATGGCTGGCCTCAATCAGTTCTTCGCAAGTATGGCTGTGGATGGAGCAGGCATCGCCGGTTACCAGAATTTCCATGGATTATTAATTATAGATTTAAATGGCGTTTTCCATTATATTTAGTGCGATTGTCATGTCTGATAATAGTCATCTTAATAGAAATAGACTTTCCTAAAAGGAAATCAATTTTATCTGGTCGCGTTATTCTTTCCATTCTACTGAACTTGATACTTGATGAATAAGTTTTGGCTTTTGAATCTTCGACTTAATACGTATAGCTATTAGCCTGATGAGACGAGTAGAGAATTCCTATGATTGTTCCGGTAATTTTAGCAGGAGGCTCGGGTACCCGATTATGGCCGTTATCCCGTACTGCTTTCCCAAAGCAATTCTTTGCACTCTCAGGTCAACTGACAATGCTTCAGCAGACTTGTGATCGTTTGCAAGGCATGCAATTTCATAAGCCAATGGTTATCTGTAATGAAGAGCATCGGTTTTTGGTGGCTGAGCAAATGCGTCAGTTGGGTTCCAGTGCTGATATTTTACTTGAGCCTGCCGGACGTAATACTGCGCCGGCGATTGCATTGGCTGCTCAGCATGCGAGTGCTAAAGCATCCGGTATTGATCAGGCTGTACTGTTAGTTTTAGCGGCTGATCATGTTATCGAAGACACTGCAGCTTTTCAGGCGGCAGTTCAACGACTATTGCCAGAAGTATGTGACGGTAAGTTTGGCACATTAGGTATTGTGCCTACTGAGCCTGCTACGGGTTACGGTTATATTAAGCCTGCAAGTTCTGGCTCGGATATACAGCAAGTCGCTGAGTTTGTTGAAAAGCCAGATGCTCAAACTGCCTGCCAGTATATTGAGGATGGTTATTTCTGGAACAGTGGTATGTTCATGGTATGTGCCGATCGGTATTTGGAAGAACTAAACCGATATCGGCCGGATATTACCCAGGCATGTAATGCTGCAATGGCTGATGTTTCCCATGACATGGATTTTATCCGGGTTGATAAGGCTGCGTTTGAGGCTTGTCCGGATGAGTCTATCGACTATGCCGTGATGGAACCTTTGTGTGCTGCTGGTGATTCAGTTGTAATGACAGCGCTTGATGCTGGTTGGAGTGATGTCGGCAGTTGGTCTGCGCTTTGGGAAATCTCTGATAAGGATGTCGATGGTAATGCGGTTACTGGCGCAGGGGAGACTGTCCTCAAAGATACTTCAGGCAGTTACGTATATTCGCAAGACCGTTTGGTAACAACGCTTGGTGTTGATGATCTTGTGGTTATTGATACCCCTGATGCTTTGCTGGTTGCCAGTAAAGATAAAGTGCAGGATGTAAAAAGCATTGTTGCTGAGATTAAAGCGTCTGGGCGCAGTGAGCACCATCAGCATCGTAAAGTGTATCGCCCTTGGGGTAAGTACGATTCCATTGATAACGGCGAACGCTATCAGGTAAAGCGTATTACGGTTAACCCAGGTGCAAAGCTGAGCTTACAGATGCATCACCACCGGGCAGAGCACTGGATTGTTGTATCCGGGACTGCAAAAGTTACGAATGGTGATCAGACATTCTTAGTTGGCGAAAATGAGTCAACCTTCATTCCTATTGGCGTTACTCACAGCCTTGAAAACCCGGGGATGATTCCATTAGAACTGATTGAGGTTCAGTCCGGGTCTTATCTCGGTGAAGATGATATCGTCAGATTTGAAGACTTATACGGGCGAAACTGATCAGACAAAAAAAGCCGCATATGCGGCTGTTTTATTAGCTTTTTTATTAGTAATCCGGTTATTAGTAAACGTTTATTAATAGCCTAGTGGATTCTGCTTTTGCCAGTTCCAGTGGTCACTGATCATATCTGTTAGATCATGCTCAGCTTGCCAGCCTAGTTGCTCTTTGCTGTAAGTAACAGAAGCGTAGCACTCTGCAATGTCTCCGGCTCTTCTTGGAGCGACTTTGTAATTGATTTGCTGTTTTGATATTTTTGAAAACGCATTCACAATTTCAAGTACTGAATTTCCGTTACCCGTACCCAGATTATATTCTTTGCATTGATGATTGCTTTCTTTACTCGTTATCTTCGACAACGCAGCAAGGTGTCCGCGAGCTAAGTCGACCACGTGAATGTAGTCGCGCACACCTGTGCCATCTGGAGTTGGGTAGTCATCACCGAAAACACTTAGGCACTCAAGCTTGCCACTGGCTATCTGTGCTACATAGGGCATCAGGTTATTTGGTATTCCGCTTGGATCTTCACCAATCAGGCCGCTTTTATGGGCGCCAACGGGGTTAAAGTAACGCAGGATAGCTGTATTCCACTGGTCGTCTGAAACTGAGATATCCCGAAGGATGTTCTCGATCATCAGCTTTGACTGACCATAAGGATTGGTTGCTGATAGTGGGAAGTCTTCAGTTATCGGTAGGGAAGCCGGGTCGCCATAGACGGTGGCAGAAGAGCTGAATACCAGGTTCTTACAGTTAGCTTCGGTCATTGCTGCAAACAGAAGCAGTGAGGCAGCTACATTGTTCTGATAGTAGTTGATTGGTTTTTCTACAGACTCACCGACCGCTTTATACCCTGCAAAGTGTATAACCGCTTCAATGTTGTTCTGACTGAATACTGTATTCAGTAAACTCGCATCGGAAACATCACCTTCAACCAATGCTGGGGGGGGGCCGCATATAGTTTCTATACGATTGAGTACTTCTGGTTTTGAATTACAAAAGTTGTCTAAGATGAGTACATCATAGCCAGCTTCGATCAGTTCGATACAGGTGTGGCTGCCAATGTAACCGGCGCCGCCGGTAACCAGAATTGTCATGATGAGTCCTTTTAGATTGAACGGGTAATATCCATGTAAAGATTGGCAAATTATACAGGGGTTTTACATGCCTGATAATTGTTATATCAACGATAGTAGCCACTTTCTAAAATACTCAGCACCTTGTTTCGGCCGGGCTGTTTGCTCAGGTTCGAGCATTAAAAACTGTGAGGTGGTTTCTACACTGCTGCTAACCGGTTTAATCAGCAGGCCGCTGGCCAGATAGTCATCTACCAGGTTTTCCCACCCAAGTGCCAGGCCCTGACCATTGAGCGCGGACTGAATTACTAACAGGTAGTTATTGATGTTCATCCGTGGGCCAGCGTCGGCTTTGTATTCAATATTGCAGGCGCGGAACCAGGCTTGCCAGCTGAGCCATTCTTCATCGACTATCAAAATTAGCTATGCTTTCTAGTCTCATTGTAGTGAGTGGTTGCTATGTTCAGCTGCAATAGTCCAGTATACTTTCATCGTTTGAATTGGTGATAGCAGGATTGAGACATAAGACGAAAAACTCCAGATTTATTCTTCTATGTGACAGTTGTATAAGGACTTAATATGCGTCGTATTATCGTAACCGGTGGGGCTGGCTTTATAGGCTCGGCAGTTATTCGATATTTAATCAAATCTACAGACAACTTTGTGGCTAATGTTGATAAACTTACATATGCAGGTAATTTGGATTCATTAAATGAGATTAGTGACTCGCAAAAGTATCAGTTTTTTGGTGTAGATATCTGTGATAAAGCAGCACTGGAAAAAGTTTTTGATGAGTTTAAACCGACTGATGTCATGCATTTAGCTGCTGAAAGCCATGTTGACCGCTCTATTGATGGGCCTGCGGCATTTATTCATACCAATGTTGTAGGTACTTGCGTGTTGTTAGAGGTCGCACGTGAGTATTGGTCAGTACTGGATAGGCAAAAAAAAGACGCGTTTCGATTTCATCATGTGTCTACGGATGAAGTCTATGGTGACCTTGAAGGTACTGAAGACCTATTTACTGAAGAAACACCTTATGCGCCCAGCAGCCCATATTCGGCCAGTAAAGCAAGTTCAGATCATTTAGTAAGAGCGTGGGGGCGGACTTATGGCTTTCCGATTCTTTTGACAAATTGTTCAAATAATTACGGTCCTTATCATTTCCCTGAAAAATTGATTCCTCATGTAATTCTAAATGCGTTAAGTGGTAAGGCTTTACCTGTATATGGCGATGGCAAGCAAGTACGGGACTGGTTGTATGTTGAAGATCATGCAAGGGCACTTGTAACAGTCTTGATGAACGGAAAGCTTGGTGAAACTTATAACATCGGTGGTCATAATGAAAAGCAGAACATAGAAATTGTAGAGACAATTTGTGAATTGCTTGAGGAAATGGTGCCTGGTAAACCAGAGGGCATCAATCAGTATAGAGACTTAATAGAGTTCGTTAATGATCGTCCTGGTCATGATGTACGTTATGCGATTGACGCTTCTAAAATAGCTGAACAGCTAGGTTGGCTCCCGGAAGAAACTTTTGAAACTGGTATCAGGAAAACAGTTTGTTGGTACCTGGAAAATAGTTGGTGGTGGGAAAAAGTTCTTAACGGTGATTATCGTCTTGATCGTTTAGGCAGTGTTTAATTTTTGGATTAAGTATGACTAAGTACAAAGGTATTATTTTAGCCGGTGGTTCAGGTTCTCGTTTGCACCCCATCACTTTAGGTACATCAAAACAACTGTTACCTATTTATGATAAACCGATGATCTATTATCCAATTTCGGTTTTGATGTTGTCTGGTATTCGTGAAATTTTAATAATTTCAACGCCTGAGGACATGCCTGGTTTTAAACGTTTGCTTGGTGACGGTAGCCAGTTTGGTGTTGATTTTAGTTATGAAGTTCAGCCTACACCTGATGGGCTTGCTCAGGCATTCCTGATTGGTGAAAAGTTCATTAATGAAGATCATGTTGCTCTTGTTCTTGGAGATAACATTTTTTATGGTCAGCACTTTAGCGATAAGCTTAAATCCGCGGTTACCAGAGAAAATGGTGCAACTGTATTTGGTTATCATGTAAGTGATCCGGAGCGGTTTGGTGTAGTTGAGTTTTGTGATGATGGCAAAGCTCTGAGTATTGAGGAGAAGCCTCTAAGCCCTAAATCAAATTATGCAGTTACTGGTTTGTATTTTTATGACAATGATGTCATTGAAATTGCTAAATCTATTAAACCTTCTTTACGTGGTGAGTTAGAGATTACAGATGTTAATAACGCTTATTTAAATCGCGGGGATCTTAATGTCGAGATGCTTGGTCGCGGCTTTGCCTGGCTAGATACTGGAACACATGACTCATTGATTGATGCAAGTATGTTTGTTCAGACTGTTGAAAAGAGACAAGGCTTTAAAATTGCCTGTCTAGAAGAAATATCTTATCAGAATGGCTGGATAGACGAATCACGGCTGGCTATGCAAGCAGAAAAGCTAGCTAAAACGAACTATGGTCAATACCTATTTTCACTGATTGGGAACGGAAAATAATGAACGTTTTAAAAACGTCTATACAAGATGCAGTGATTATAGAACCAAAGGTTTTTGGTGATGACCGTGGTTTTTTTTTGGAGACGTTTCGAGAAAATCGATATGCAGAGTTAATTGGTTCAGAACTTAGTTTTGTTCAGGATAATCATTCTAGGTCCAGTAAGGGGGTTTTGCGTGGTTTGCATTTTCAGCACAAGAGACCGCAGGGCAAGTTAGTTAGAGTTGTTCGTGGTGAAGTGTTTGATGTTGCTGTTGATATTCGCCGAGATTCACCAACCTATGGACAGTGGGAAGGTGTGATTTTAACAGAAGATAATAAGCGTCAGTTCTGGGTTCCTCCTGGATTGGCGCATGGTTTTTTAGTGTTGTCTGATGTCGCAGATTTTGAGTACAAATGCACAGATTACTATGATCCGCTAGATGAAGGTTGTTTATCTTGGGATGATCCTACTGTAGGTGTTGAATGGCCTGTTGTAGATCAACCGTTACTTTCATCGAAGGACCTTCTAGGTAAGCGGCTAGCTGACCTATGAGTACTGATAAGTGGCTAATTACGGGGGCTAATGGGCAGCTTGGTAGCTGTGCGCAAGATTTATTCAAAGCGAAGGGGATTAAATTTGTAGCTCTGAGCTCTTCCGAACTAGATGTAACTGACAGATTGCAAGTGATGTCGCAGTTAGATCAGATTAAACCCACTGTAGTGCTGAATGCAGCAGCTTTTACTGCCGTTGATAAGGCTGAGGCAGAGCAGGAAGTCGCTACTGCTGTAAACGTCGAAGGACCAGGCTTGTTGGCAGAATGGTGTGATATTAATAATGCTGTGTTGATTCATATATCGACAGATTATGTTTTCGATGGTGTTTCGTCTTCTGCTTATAAAGAATCCGATAGTACAGCCCCAATGAGTGTATATGGCGTTACAAAACTTCAAGGCGAATTACTACTGGCAGAAAAACTAGAACGGTTTCTTATATTAAGAACCTCATGGGTTTTTAGCGAGTATGGTAATAACTTTGTTAAAACTATGTTGCGCTTAGGTCGTGATAGAGATCAATTGAGAGTTGTAAATGATCAGTTTGGATGCCCCACATATGCCGGTGATATTGCTGAAGCAGCCTATATTTTGCATTTGGCTGCTAAGCAAAATGATGAAGGGTGGGGTATTTACCATTATTGTGGAGATGTTGCTGTCAGCTGGTGGGAATTTGCGCGTCAAATTTTTAATACAGCAGTTGCTGAAGGTAAACAGTCGGTATCTCCAATCTTAAACGGTATACCGACATCGGAATATCCAACACCTGCTGTTAGGCCTCTTTTTTCGGTACTTGATTGCGCTAAAGCTGAAGCGTTATCAGTAGAGTTGTCTGATTGGAAAGAGCGCTTACGGATTGTGATTCCTAAGCTCTAAATTAGTGAAAGAAGCCATTTCCTGAAATACTCAGCACCTTGTTTTGGCCGAGCTGTCTGCTCAGGTTCAAGCATTAAAAACTGGGAGGTGGTTTCTACACTGCTGCTAACCGGTTTAATCAGCAGGCCGCTGGCCAGATAATCATCTACCAAATTTTCCCACCCAAGTGCCAGGCCCTGACCATTGAGCGCGGATTGTATTACCAGTAGGTAGTTATTGATGTTCATCCGTGGGCCAGCGTCAGCTTTGTATTCAATATTGCAGGCGCGGAACCATGCTTGCCAGCTGAGCCATTCTTCACCCACTTCCAGTGTTAGTAGTGTGCCTTTTAGCATGTCTTCAGTTGCCTGGATATGCGGGTTCTTTTCAAGATAGCCGGGGCTGCATACCGGGAATACGTTTTCGGCAAATAATGGTGTTGCGTTCAGGTCTGCCGGCGTTTCGTGGCAGAAGAACAGCGCGATATCGAATTCATTGTGGCGGATGTCTTTCAGGGAGTCGACCGCCAGTATGCGTACATCTATGTCCGGATGTAACTCCTGAAAGGCGTTGAAGCGGGGCAGTAACCAGAAGGACGCCATAGCATGGGTCGTTACTACCGTTACCTGCTGATCACCCTGCCATTGCAGAATGTTACCGGTGGCACCTGCAACCAGTAACAGAGATTGTTGGATACTGTCGTAATATTCAGCGCCTGTATTCGTCAGAGTCAGGCTGCGTTTATCGCGGATAAACAACTTACGGCCGAGATAGTCTTCTAGGTGACGAATCTGACGGCTGACGGCGCCCTGGGTAACGTTGAGTTCATCGGCGGCCCGCGTGAAGCTCAGGTGGCGGGCAGAAGACTCAAATACAACCAGGCTGTTGAGCGGTGGCAGGGGAGTAATACGCATAGGTATTTGTTGGCTCTTATTGTTATTTTTTGTAATAGATAATGGCGATTTTAAGCTTTAAGCCGGTTTAAAGGTGTTGAGCTTTAAGCAGAATTTTCGCTACATATTCTTTTATTATCAGGCAATTTAGTGAGTTTTTAAGGTTTTTTCAATCTTGTTCTTAATGCATTACATTTTGTAATGAATCGGCGACCGAAAAGTCGTTTGTCAGCTTTCCGGGTGCGCCGCTACTATTGAGGGATAAACAGGGTATTTATGAGAGTCGTTAAACAGCAGCGCAACACTGCGAGACTCAACATGATGCCTGAGAATAAGAATCCACCGGTTGTAGTCTGTTTGCCGGTTCCTTTTGAGAGCACACTTATGACTGATTCAATGCTGAAAATCCCTCTGGCTACTCTGGACGCCGTCCATAAACCTATTGCTGATGCGAGCGGCATGCCTAACGCGGTTTATGATGACCCCGCTATGTTTGAATACGAGCGCGATAATGTTCTGGGTAAAACCTGGGCGGGCTTGGCATTCGGTAGCGAATTGCCTAAAAAAGGCTTCGCAAAGCCGGTCGATTTTATGGGCCTGCCACTGGCGATCATGCGTAACCGTGATGGCGAAATTAACGTATTTCATAACGTCTGTAGCCACCGCGGCATGATTCTGCTGCGTGAAGAAACTGAAGTAGAAGGTATGGTGCGTTGCCCGTATCACTCCTGGACCTATGATCTGAACGGTAACCTTAAGGGCACGCCACACATTGGCGGTGTTGGTGTACATAAGGCGGAAGGCTTTGTGTGTGAGAAGCACGGCTTACGTAAGGTCCGTTCGGCCATGTGGAACGACATCATATTTATTAATCTGTCCGGTGAAGGCATTGCTTTTGAAGACTACATTTCGCCACTGGTACAGCGCTGGGAAGAGTTCACCGGCAAGGGCGGTTTTGACAAGGTAAGTGTTGCGCCAACGGGCAGTGCTATGGAGCTGACTGTAATGGCGAACTGGAAGCTGGCGGTAGAGAACTACTGCGAGGCTTATCATCTACCATGGGTTCACCCAAGCCTGAATACGTATTCGCCGCTGGATCAGCATTACAACCTGATTGTAAATGACGACATGTCTGGCCAGGGCAGTTACACCTATAACCTGTCTGATGTTGCTGGCACAAGCTTGCCGCAGTTTACTGACTGGCCACAGGATAAGATCCGTCAGGCTGAGTATATTTCCTTGTACCCGAACGTACTGTTAGGCGTACAGGCTGATCACGTGTTCTCAATTATTCTTCAGCCAAAGGCAAACAACGAGACTTTGGAGAAACTGCAGCTAGCCTATGTGGGCGATGAAGCTTGTGGCGATAAGTACGCTGCTTGCCGTTCATCCGTGCTGGAAAGCTGGAAGGTTGTATTTGGGGAAGACGTATTTGCTGTAGAAGGTATGCAGAATGGTCGTAAGTCTCCGGCATTCCAGGGCGGCGTATTTTCACCAGTATTAGACGGACCAACGCATCATTTCCATCAGTGGGTCGCTAACCGTTATGCTGAGTCTATGGCGTAAGCCTTCAGACAGACTGGAGTAATACATGACAGAACAAAAAAACTGGCAGAATTTCATTGCCGGCGAGTGGGTTGATGGCAGCGAAACTAT
The DNA window shown above is from Aliamphritea ceti and carries:
- a CDS encoding LysR substrate-binding domain-containing protein, which encodes MRITPLPPLNSLVVFESSARHLSFTRAADELNVTQGAVSRQIRHLEDYLGRKLFIRDKRSLTLTNTGAEYYDSIQQSLLLVAGATGNILQWQGDQQVTVVTTHAMASFWLLPRFNAFQELHPDIDVRILAVDSLKDIRHNEFDIALFFCHETPADLNATPLFAENVFPVCSPGYLEKNPHIQATEDMLKGTLLTLEVGEEWLSWQAWFRACNIEYKADAGPRMNINNYLLVIQSALNGQGLALGWENLVDDYLASGLLIKPVSSSVETTSQFLMLEPEQTARPKQGAEYFRKWLLSLI
- a CDS encoding aromatic ring-hydroxylating oxygenase subunit alpha encodes the protein MTDSMLKIPLATLDAVHKPIADASGMPNAVYDDPAMFEYERDNVLGKTWAGLAFGSELPKKGFAKPVDFMGLPLAIMRNRDGEINVFHNVCSHRGMILLREETEVEGMVRCPYHSWTYDLNGNLKGTPHIGGVGVHKAEGFVCEKHGLRKVRSAMWNDIIFINLSGEGIAFEDYISPLVQRWEEFTGKGGFDKVSVAPTGSAMELTVMANWKLAVENYCEAYHLPWVHPSLNTYSPLDQHYNLIVNDDMSGQGSYTYNLSDVAGTSLPQFTDWPQDKIRQAEYISLYPNVLLGVQADHVFSIILQPKANNETLEKLQLAYVGDEACGDKYAACRSSVLESWKVVFGEDVFAVEGMQNGRKSPAFQGGVFSPVLDGPTHHFHQWVANRYAESMA